A segment of the Salminus brasiliensis chromosome 5, fSalBra1.hap2, whole genome shotgun sequence genome:
GGCCAAAGGACTTGGAAAAGGACCTTAAGAAAGAGCACATGCTGCAGACTGGTTGGTGCGAGACCCCTAAACTAACCAAAAAGAGTGTTTCGTTACGCAGACGTCTCCTCATGTCCAAATCGGCCACGGACATGAAGAAAACACCTGGCTCCAGGGAGTCTCGTACACAAGGAGATGGGGACAGTGCAAGCTTTTACTCTCCAGACATGAGTCCAACAGGGCCTCTTTCCTACAGCACTTTAAAGGCAGACGCCACGTCTGTGTCTTGCAAAAAGCGACAGCTCATGTTCTCTCAAGCGATAACCTCAACTCTTGAATGCAGTAAAAGTGGAGTGATCAGTCCTGCGCTGCGGGGTGGCGGTTCCTTCTCAGAACCTGATCTTAACGAGAGCATCATATCGGGTCTGCTTGTGTCTGAGATGCCTGAAACGCCACAGGGTGGTAACTTTGTGCCTTTAGCAAAGGAAAACTTCCAGACTCCCATTGATCGGCTGGCAGCAAACCTTTGCGAGAGTTTGAGTGTCCTAAGCACGCCTTCACACACCCCCATCTCCAAGCTAGATGCCACTGCTTCAGAAGACAGTGGCTTCAGCTCTCTAGGTCTAGATAAATCTCAGGACTCTTTTATAGATGAAGGCTCTTTCCAGGAGATGGTGCCACCATGGCCTTCCCACAGCAGAGAGAAGAGGCGTTCACGGCTGGAGCGCCAGCGAAGGCTATCCACGCTGAGGGAGGGTGGCTCTCAGTCAGAGGAGGATCACCGAGCACAGCGGGTGGAGGTGCAGCACCTGAAGGACGGAGATGTTTTCTTGGATGCAACTCCAATAGGAGCTGCTAGGGAGAAGCTGCAGGACCTGTCCCTCACCCCAGCCCTCCAAATGGTGCATGCCATGAGCCAGCGCAGCACACGCATTCTGACCCAGCACCCCAGCCTGGATGAGCTGCTTCGGGTCTCAACCCTAGATGGACCCATCAAAACTACACTGCCGCTCTCTGGCCTCATTGGTCGGAAAATGGGCCTGGGCAAGCTGGACATCCTCACTGAACTTGGCAAGAGGAACCTCCGGCATGTTCTAGACAGCATTCTCAAGCTCCTGTCCTCACAGGACATTTATATGTAAGTTATGAGGTGAAAACATGCTGCTGTTGTGCCATAAGCTGATACAGTGCACATTTTGAAATGTTGGGTTTCTATTTAAGAGacactctttccagcactgacATTGAAACCTTGAGTTTAGCTGATTCATATTACACTTGTTTTGTTATGATAATTGCATTAGTTTTCTCTGTAACTTTATGAATTCTGGGTATTGTCCTGAAGAATATTTGGGTTATTGTAGCATTAGATTTCTAGGGTAAAATGATAAATACCTGCTATGCCATCCCAGGTGTGGCCAGGTGTCTGAGGCCTGGAATGAAATCATTGTGCAAGATAAAAGGGCGTGTCGCAGGAGGAAGTTGTATGAGAGGGAGATGAAGATTGCACTTGAGGTGAGCTGCATCTGTATTGCGGTAATTAGCTCAGGTGACACTGGGCGATGCCATTGTTTCTGACTGTCAGTCCTGTGTTTCAGATGGGCAGCGCAGCCCGAGTCCCAGATGCTGAGACCAGGTTGACCCTGGCATGCCGATCTGCTCTGAGCAGCGTCCAGGCTCAAGCCAAAACCCCCAGCGCGCACACACGCACTCCTGCTGCCAGAAGCACTTACACCCCCTTACAGCAAATGACTCCTCACTCCAGCACCAAACGTCTAGAGTTCCTGCAGGTATGGGAGAAGACCAATATGttgattgtgatttttttttttttttttaatttctttgcTGGGGGTGAATCAAGGTTACTAACACTGGACTATAAAAATTGTGTTGGAAAACTGACCACCTATTACATTAAAAGGAATTTCATTTACAAATGCTATCTTTGTCAGTGTGGCCTCCACAGAAATGTGCAGGCTGCATTGCAGCAGTGGATGGCTTTGCTCAGTGCTTTTGTATGTGTAGCAGACAAGTGTAATTTGACTTGGTCATCTCTGGCTTCAGCGTAGTTGATCAAATATCCGTAATGCTCATAATGTCATATGTACGTACTGTTTTTGCTTGTCTCAGGTGGCCAAAACCCTGTTCAGTGACGAGTGTCTGAAGCCGTGCCCGCGCTGCCAGCACCCTGCTCGTTGTCATGCGGCGCGAGGAGAGGGAGTCTGCAGCTGGGCCGACTGCCTCTTCCacttctgtacctcctgcctGTGCTCCTACCACGGCTCACGAGACTGCGCTCACCTGACTAAACGCAGGAGCAAAAAGGACCTTCTGCCTGGCAGTGCCCAGAGCAAGCGCAATGTGAGGAGATTGTGAATGTATTGTAGAAATGTGAGATCTTGTATGTGAtttctttcttgtttttaaAATTATGAATCTCGGAGGAGTTTGCTGTGACTTCAGCAGTTACAGACATGAACTTTGCTCTCCTCAGTGCACAGTTTTATGTACAGTCTCTTTTTCTGAATGAGTGGGGTTCTGTGTATATGCCTGTACATGTAaatattgtttacatttctactgtttttatacattttattaaagcCTTTTTATTACCTCAAAGTTTGCTTGTCATGATCTGTAACGGAAAGCAAGGTTACTAACGCTGGATTATAAAAATTgcaatttttaaaacaattactGACCACCTATAGCATTAAAAGGAatttcttcatttcatttacaaaTGCTATCTAAGTCAGTGTGGCCTTCCACAGAATTGTGCAGGTTGCATTGCAGGTCACTCTCTGTAACGG
Coding sequences within it:
- the fbxo43 gene encoding F-box only protein 43, whose product is MESAGQLKHLNLLKPRCPSTHMDLHTPRNERGKPAYMDLDTPRGEWSSRQDSVCLDNMLETPKENHELSLSFSLHKWGRPKDLEKDLKKEHMLQTGWCETPKLTKKSVSLRRRLLMSKSATDMKKTPGSRESRTQGDGDSASFYSPDMSPTGPLSYSTLKADATSVSCKKRQLMFSQAITSTLECSKSGVISPALRGGGSFSEPDLNESIISGLLVSEMPETPQGGNFVPLAKENFQTPIDRLAANLCESLSVLSTPSHTPISKLDATASEDSGFSSLGLDKSQDSFIDEGSFQEMVPPWPSHSREKRRSRLERQRRLSTLREGGSQSEEDHRAQRVEVQHLKDGDVFLDATPIGAAREKLQDLSLTPALQMVHAMSQRSTRILTQHPSLDELLRVSTLDGPIKTTLPLSGLIGRKMGLGKLDILTELGKRNLRHVLDSILKLLSSQDIYMCGQVSEAWNEIIVQDKRACRRRKLYEREMKIALEMGSAARVPDAETRLTLACRSALSSVQAQAKTPSAHTRTPAARSTYTPLQQMTPHSSTKRLEFLQVAKTLFSDECLKPCPRCQHPARCHAARGEGVCSWADCLFHFCTSCLCSYHGSRDCAHLTKRRSKKDLLPGSAQSKRNVRRL